A region of Macaca fascicularis isolate 582-1 chromosome Y, T2T-MFA8v1.1 DNA encodes the following proteins:
- the LOC141409530 gene encoding LOW QUALITY PROTEIN: testis-specific Y-encoded protein 2-like (The sequence of the model RefSeq protein was modified relative to this genomic sequence to represent the inferred CDS: deleted 1 base in 1 codon): MRPEGPPSHRLGEGQRQGSCGEGPAAQAVVSGSPKGGTVFRMESLQEGEAGAQSEQVALGEEAVLGADDIMAEVEVVAHQEADEKRQEQVQRAQPGPGPMSPESALEELLAVQVELEPVNARARKAFSQQREKMERRRKPHLDRRGAIIQSMPGFWANVIANHPQMSALLTDQDEDMLSYMINLEVKEAKHPVHLCQIMLFFRSNPYFQNKVITKEYLVNVTEYRASHSTPIQWCQDYEVEAYRRRHNNSGLNFFNWFSDHNFAGSNRIAEILCKDLWRNPLQYYRRMKPPEEETEISGNAQMLG; encoded by the exons ATGCGCCCTGAGGGCCCGCCGTCCCACCGGCTG GGTGAAGGGCAGCGGCAGGGTTCCTGCGGTGAGGGTCCGGCAGCACAGGCGGTGGTCAGTGGGAGTCCGAAGGGGGGCACCGTCTTCAGGATGGAGTCTCTACAGGAGGGGGAGGCCGGGGCGCAGAGCGAGCAGGTAGCTTTGGGGGAGGAGGCGGTGCTGGGAGCGGATGACATAATggcggaggtggaggtggtggccCACCAGGAAGCCGACGAGAAGCGGCAGGAGCAGGTCCAGCGGGCACAGCCTGGCCCTGGGCCCATGAGCCCAGAGTCTGCACTGGAGGAGCTGCTGGCCGTTCAGGTGGAGCTGGAGCCGGTTAATGCCCGAGCCAGGAAGGCCTTTTCTCAGCAGAGGGAAAAGATGGAGCGGAGGCGCAAGCCCCACCTGGACCGCAGAGGCGCCATCATCCAGAGCATGCCTGGCTTCTGGGCCAATGTT ATTGCAAACCACCCTCAGATGTCGGCCCTGCTCACTGACCAAGATGAAGACATGCTGAGCTACATGATCAACTTGGAG GTGAAAGAAGCGAAGCATCCCGTTCATCTCTGCCAGATCATGTTGTTCTTTCGGAGTAACCCCTACTTCCAGAATAAAGTGATTACCAAGGAATATCTCGTGAACGTCACAG AATACAGGGCTTCTCATTCCACTCCAATTCAGTGGTGTCAGGATTATGAAGTTGAGGCCTATCGCCGCAGACACAACAACAGCGGTCTTAACTTCTTCAACTGGTTTTCTGACCACAACTTCGCAGGATCCAATAGGATTGCTGAG ATCCTATGTAAGGACCTGTGGCGCAATCCCCTGCAATACTACAGGAGGATGAAGCCACCTGAAGAGGAAACAGAGATTTCAG GGAACGCGCAGATGTTGGGTTGA